DNA sequence from the Vibrio sp. BS-M-Sm-2 genome:
GACAGGATTGCAGACGTTGTTGTGTGGTCGACAAGAATCGCGTTTGGCTTCATTGCTGCCAATGCGCCCGTTTCGCTGGTTGTCATGCTGCGTACGTCGTCATCGTTACCAACACAGACCAATACTACATCAGCTTCGGCTACACACTCAGCCACAGACTCTGCCGCTTTACCTTGGTGTTTATCAGCCCAGTCTAGCGCTTTACTATGAGTACGGTTAAATACCGTGACTTCAAAACCGGCTTTGACTAGATGACCTGCCATTGGGAACCCCATAACGCCTAGCCCGATAAAACTTACTTTCATTTCTTTCTCCTTTTATTTGACCAAGTCATCGCTATGAAAAGATCGAACACTCTCAATCAATGCATCAATAAGCAAGGTCAAAGCCTTTGGCTGATATTTTCTTTCTTTGTACACTAAATACGCTTGGCGATCACCCCGATGATACTCAGGGAGCACTTGAACTAGATTCATCTTTGGGGATACATGACGAAAAGGCAATGAGGCAAGCCCCAAGCCTTTTTGCGCCGCGGCCGCCACTGCATGAATATCGTTAACGATGAACTTGGGTTTTATCGTGATCATCTGCTCTAAGCGGTCAGATTTGTAGAGCGGCATATCAAACACATCATCGACGTTAATCCAGTCTTGAAGCTCTAAATCGTCCGGCTTTTCAATTATCTCACGTGAATCTAAGTATTCCCGACTCGCGAAAAACCCATGTTTAGCTTTAAAAAGTGGCCGAGCAATCATGCCTTCCATATCCGAGATCTTAAACGTGATCAGTAAATCACGATCGGTCTGTGGAACAAGCTGCTGTTGGCTCAAGGTAAGGTCGAGCTGAACGTTCGGATATTGAGTGAGGAATTGTTCTACCGTCGACCGTAGAAAGCCACTATAGAAGTTATGAGGCACTGCGAGCTTTATCTTGCCTTGGATAGCATCACGCTCTTCCAACAAACTATTAAAGCCTTGGTGGATAGACTCCATACCACTGCTCAGTGCAGCAAAGGCCGCCTCACCGTCTTTAGTGGCCACCAGCTCACGACCTTTCTTTTCCAAAAGTCGGATATTAAGGCGATCTTCCAATGCGGTTAACCGACGCGACATTGTCGACACAGGCAGTTGCAGCCGTTTCGAAGCCGATAACAAAGAGCCCTCTTCAACCACTGCACAGAATAAGAACAGATCATCAATGTTTCCAAATATGGAATTCATACTTCTATATGTGCCTATTTTTCTCATTAATGGATAGATATAACCTTATACCATCAACAACAGAAAATCACGGGAGAAACACAGTATGAACAACAAACAATTTTGGGTAACCGCGATTTTATCCTCACTCACCATGGCGACGATCATGTCTGGATTAATTTCTGGCTACAAAATGGGGTTTAGCCACGAATGGCCGCCAATCTGGCTACAAAGCTTCTTCCTTGCTTGGCCGTGTGCCATCGTGCTCAACCTCACCGTGCTTCCTTTGATTAGAAAACTATCAGCATGGATTTGTCGCCCGGGAACGCTTTGCTAATTTATAGATCATGGAACGATGATCAAGGGAAGAAGGGTGTAATGCGACTGACAACACTATCTTTAGAAACATACACACCATTTTGCAATACACTCCTCTAACCTTTTAGCTAGACCCATAAAAAAACCGAGCACTAGGCTCGGCTTTTTTATAACTGTTGTTACTGTAAAGATTACAGCTCAGCGTTGTGGTAAACCTGCTGAACATCATCACAGTCGTCAAGCATGTCTAAGAACTTCTGGAACTTCTCAGAATCTTCTTCAGCTACTGGTGTAGTTGTTTGAGGAACGAAAGTGATTTCCTCAACGTCTAGCGTTAGCTCTGGGAACGCAGTGTTTAGTGCAGTCTTCGTTTTGAAGAACTCAGTCGTTGGAGCGAATACAGTGATTACACCGTCTTCTAGCTCAACGTCAGTCACGTCTACGTCTTCCATCATAAGCGTTTCTAGGATGATCTCGTCATCTTCGCCTTTGAACTGGAATACAGCTTGGTGAGCGAACATGTGAGAAACAGTACCTTCAACACCGATTTTCGCGCCAGTCTTAACGAAACATTGGCGAACGTCTTGGAAAGTACGGTTGCCGTTGTCAGTTAGGCAGTCAACGATCACGCTTGTGCCACCTGGGCCAAAACCTTCGTAACGAGCAGGTTGGAAGTCTTCACCGCCGCCGCCGTTCGCTTTATCGATCGCTTTGTCGATAACGTGAGCTGGTACTTGGTCTTTCTTCGCTTTAGCAATCAGGTGCTTAAGAGGTAGGTTCATGTCTGGGTCAGAGCTGCCGTTCTTAGCCAGTACGTAAATCTCTTTACCGTATTTAGAATAAACTTTAATTTTTGCGCCTGCAGTTTTCGCCATTGAGGCCTTGCGCACTTCAAAACTTCTTCCCATCGGGATCTTCTCTCTGATTCAATTAACGGTGCAAATTCTAGCAAATTACTGTGTCATTTCAATTCTACAGCATTGCTGGGCAAGGTTTGTCTGCGTTTATGCGACACCCATTACCCGTTTGTATTTTTCTACAGACTGTTCAAACCACACCTTTTCATCTGGGTCACCTAGCTTCATTGCTTCTTCAACAATGGCTTCAGGGCCACATTTCGCTTGCTTCAGTTTCCATACAAGAAACGATGCTTGCTTATCCAGTTCGATTTTATTTTTCTCGCTGGGTGGAAGGAGTGAAAGGTTGATAGACATTATTAGCCTTCGTCTGTAATACACTTGGCCGAGAAATATATCATAGAGCAGGCTCATAAAACCAATACTATGAGTAACAGAAAGGGTTTATGAGACAAGAAACCAAGCAAGTCACTGATGCAGGTCAAGCTAGTTTGAGAGAACTAATGTCCCTTGATGTGAAAGTATCACTTATTCAACTCATACTATGAGCCGTTTAAGCCATTATTCGACTCACCGAATGAGCCGAATAATAAGGTAATTGCATCGCAAGGGCTGTAGAAAGCTTCTCAGCCCAAAAAGACTATTCACTCACCGCTAACACATCACAACGTGAGGCGCAGATGAAATCATTCTTGTGTAGACCTTTAATTGAATGGCTCCACCAAGTGACGGTGACTTTGCCCCACTCCAATAAGATCGAAGGGTGATGGAATTCTTCTTCTGCCAGTTCTGACACTTTATTGCTGAATGCCCATGCTTGCTTGTAGTTCTTAAACTTAAACACCTTCTCAAGCTGCGGGATGCCGTCTCTTTCGATGATCTGCCAATCAGACAACTCCAACAGTAAAGATTGTTGCTCATCTTTACTGAGTGCAATCGCATCGATACTGCAGGCTTCGCATTTTTGTTCATTCAACATGTGTGGGTTCCTTAGGTTCAAAAAGTGGTGGTAGTAATCCCGCTTCAATCGCGAGATCAGCTTGCTGTAATAGATTTTCCTGACTGATTTCAAATAGCTCAGATAGCTCATCGAGCACATAGTATTTCGGCTGCATGATGTCGATGCGATAAGGCGTTCTTAAAACCGTTTGCAGATCGAACCGTTCGCGAACGGCCAAATCCCCTCCCAACGCATACATAGTTTCTGCTGGAGACGAAAGAATGCCACCGCCATAGATTTTCAGTTGTTGGCCTTCTTTTACTAAACCGAACTCGACCGTAAACCAATACAAACGGGCAAGATAAGCGCGCTGTTTGGATGTCGCCGCTTGGCCTAGTTTTCCATAATGCTCAGTGAATGCTGCGAAATCAGCATTAGTGAGCATGGCACAGTGGCCGAAAATTTCATGAAAGAAATCAGGCTCTTGTAAGTAATCGAACTCGTCTCGCGTTCTCAAAAATGTCGCAACGGGGAATTTCTTATTGGCGAGCAAATCAAAGAAACGGTCGAAATCAATTAACGCCGGAACAGGCTGAACCTGCCAACCTGTTGTTTCCATTAGCACTTTGTTTATCTCTGGAAGCTGGGGAACTCTGTCTAATGGCAGATCCAGCAGGGTCAAACCGTGCAAATAGGCATCACAAGCGCGGTCACTAATGACGTCCAGTTGCCTTTTCACCAAGTCGTGCCAAATGGCATCTTCTTCGAGGCTCCACTCAACCCATCCCTCTTGGCTCACGGGCTTAGAATGATATTGAGTCATTACACACCTCCTTTCGAATGTCTCACTTTAAGCCTATCTCCACTCCTTATATCCGCCAATTTGAGCGATTTTTCGAAATAGGCGGGCGTGTAACATTTTATTTACACAATTCCACCAAATGCTTATTTTGCTGAACTTTTGACTTTGTAAAACCTAAATACCAGACTGAAAACGTTAACTTTTTGTTAAAGGTAAAGGAATGCACGAAAGCAATAAGCCCATTTGGCAGCCAAGCGCGCAGCGTATAGACGATGCCAACTTAACCCGATTTATCGATAGCCTTGAACAATCTGGGTTAAACCTAGATAGGGACGTAAAAAACTACACGGAATTCCATCAATGGTCTGTGGATCAGCCGGAATCGTTTTGGCAAAACGTATGGCAGTTCTGTGGAATGGTTGGTTCGCAAGACTCTATTAATAAAGTAGAAAGCGAGACCATCAAAACTCAAGGTGAGAGCCGTTGGCAGCAGCCGAAATCAAATCGTGATGGGGTGTGGTTTCCCAATGCTCAAGTTAACTACGCCGAAAACTTGCTGCATTCATCAAAAACGTTGCCAAACGAGCTTGCGATTTGGTTTGAGAATGAACGTGGCGAGCAACAAAGCTACACATGGCAAACCCTTTGTGAGGAAGTCTCTAATGTTCAACAGTGGCTCCTGGATTGTGGCGTGGAGCAAGGTGATGTAGTTGCCGCTTATACCCCTTATCTGCCACAAACCGTGGTCGCAATGCTAGCGACCACCAGCTTGGGGGCGATTTGGACATCAACCTCACCTGACTTTGGCGTCGAGAGTGTAATTGAGCGATTTGGCCAAGTGAAACCCAAAGTGTTGTTCACCTGTGATGGTTACACCTTCAATGGCAAAACGTTCGATATGACGGACAAGAACCGTGAAATCATCGAACACTTAAACGAATTAAAACAGGTGTGTGAGATCGGTTATTTGAAACCGACTCGTGATTTAGAGAAGAGTGATTTAGAGAAGAGCCATTTCGAGAAGAACGACGTTGAGCACGATGTGTCGATCCAAAGTTGGAAAAACATCATTAGTTACTATCAGCCACAACCTGTGCGATTTACTCGTGTCGGCTTCAATGAACCACTGTTTGTGCTCTACTCTTCCGGTACGACAGGCAAGCCAAAGTGTATTGTGCATTCGGTTGGTGGCACTACCATCAATCATCTAAAAGAGCATCAGCTTCATTGCGATATTAAACCGAGAGATCGCGTGTTCTACTACACCACTTGTGGTTGGATGATGTGGAACTGGCACGTCTCTGCAC
Encoded proteins:
- a CDS encoding LysR family transcriptional regulator — translated: MNSIFGNIDDLFLFCAVVEEGSLLSASKRLQLPVSTMSRRLTALEDRLNIRLLEKKGRELVATKDGEAAFAALSSGMESIHQGFNSLLEERDAIQGKIKLAVPHNFYSGFLRSTVEQFLTQYPNVQLDLTLSQQQLVPQTDRDLLITFKISDMEGMIARPLFKAKHGFFASREYLDSREIIEKPDDLELQDWINVDDVFDMPLYKSDRLEQMITIKPKFIVNDIHAVAAAAQKGLGLASLPFRHVSPKMNLVQVLPEYHRGDRQAYLVYKERKYQPKALTLLIDALIESVRSFHSDDLVK
- a CDS encoding acetoacetate--CoA ligase, with product MHESNKPIWQPSAQRIDDANLTRFIDSLEQSGLNLDRDVKNYTEFHQWSVDQPESFWQNVWQFCGMVGSQDSINKVESETIKTQGESRWQQPKSNRDGVWFPNAQVNYAENLLHSSKTLPNELAIWFENERGEQQSYTWQTLCEEVSNVQQWLLDCGVEQGDVVAAYTPYLPQTVVAMLATTSLGAIWTSTSPDFGVESVIERFGQVKPKVLFTCDGYTFNGKTFDMTDKNREIIEHLNELKQVCEIGYLKPTRDLEKSDLEKSHFEKNDVEHDVSIQSWKNIISYYQPQPVRFTRVGFNEPLFVLYSSGTTGKPKCIVHSVGGTTINHLKEHQLHCDIKPRDRVFYYTTCGWMMWNWHVSALASGACLVIFDGSPVYPQPNILWNLAQRANVSLFGTSAKYLEAIEKAELSPIDSYSLPQLRTLCSTGSVLYPEQFDYVYKHIKQDLHLASISGGTDICGCFVLGNPISPVYRGECQQAGLGVDIKVFNSSGHKVNHERGELVCTNSLPNFPAGFWNDTGERYHSTYWDRFDNVWHHGDEVAQSVHGGYLFYGRGDTTLNPGGVRIGTAEIYQQVNTIEGIIDSIAVGKDVDRNEQIWLFVQLQQGVDLDETLLATIKSKLKSSCSPRHVPSQIFAISDVPKTRSGKLVELAVKQVINGKSVENLGAIANAEVLEEIKRVVSP
- a CDS encoding YebC/PmpR family DNA-binding transcriptional regulator, with the translated sequence MGRSFEVRKASMAKTAGAKIKVYSKYGKEIYVLAKNGSSDPDMNLPLKHLIAKAKKDQVPAHVIDKAIDKANGGGGEDFQPARYEGFGPGGTSVIVDCLTDNGNRTFQDVRQCFVKTGAKIGVEGTVSHMFAHQAVFQFKGEDDEIILETLMMEDVDVTDVELEDGVITVFAPTTEFFKTKTALNTAFPELTLDVEEITFVPQTTTPVAEEDSEKFQKFLDMLDDCDDVQQVYHNAEL
- a CDS encoding DUF2798 domain-containing protein; this translates as MNNKQFWVTAILSSLTMATIMSGLISGYKMGFSHEWPPIWLQSFFLAWPCAIVLNLTVLPLIRKLSAWICRPGTLC
- a CDS encoding 4a-hydroxytetrahydrobiopterin dehydratase, whose translation is MLNEQKCEACSIDAIALSKDEQQSLLLELSDWQIIERDGIPQLEKVFKFKNYKQAWAFSNKVSELAEEEFHHPSILLEWGKVTVTWWSHSIKGLHKNDFICASRCDVLAVSE
- a CDS encoding DUF3283 family protein; this translates as MSINLSLLPPSEKNKIELDKQASFLVWKLKQAKCGPEAIVEEAMKLGDPDEKVWFEQSVEKYKRVMGVA
- the phhA gene encoding phenylalanine 4-monooxygenase: MTQYHSKPVSQEGWVEWSLEEDAIWHDLVKRQLDVISDRACDAYLHGLTLLDLPLDRVPQLPEINKVLMETTGWQVQPVPALIDFDRFFDLLANKKFPVATFLRTRDEFDYLQEPDFFHEIFGHCAMLTNADFAAFTEHYGKLGQAATSKQRAYLARLYWFTVEFGLVKEGQQLKIYGGGILSSPAETMYALGGDLAVRERFDLQTVLRTPYRIDIMQPKYYVLDELSELFEISQENLLQQADLAIEAGLLPPLFEPKEPTHVE